One window of Chryseobacterium sp. JJR-5R genomic DNA carries:
- a CDS encoding DUF5977 domain-containing protein translates to MLRKIYIFIIVMLHQFYFCQIEDLVVDPNNIERRTTFNRMVSSPEVASFQKVNFLPLNLYTGKPDIEIPLYIIKTGDIEVPITLKYDIGGNKVDDIASNVGWGWLLNAGGNITRVVRDIDDHEYETGRQITTPCILTSGGGCDDFDLQYNGYKLLRLGSLRKVADQPITPIAAESYTSNLTEDALPDLFLANAPGLSTKFFLERNFSNYDSSQTYGAKVLDGKKIKFGQIFYGDFETEQIKNYAGFNYQDAAPNLSSSYAGGIDQDNPLYQIRGFQQSSNYSAGLIKSKNNDYRGFDLTNEDGTFYSFKTFDISESTPVFYENESTYWRLDSHILFPNLTHFATAYKINKGAWHLDKIKDLNNKEVKFQYIPSYRFEYDISENYTGLSSVPISEVNKISSLLESGIFFNWIFNMGMSYGNGNIAPINQPIRPINKSSFLSKITQQQLIDKISWDQGDILFHYDIVREDRLNSKALSEIKIVNKSGQIVKHYKFVYSYFKSSEVECSLNNSANCFRLKLDQIYEVDTNNEKISNYFFKYNSENAIPTLNSKSKDYLGYYNAEPNNVDITYSSPYPLITEYFFSPNFTFTPNKGRFSILPFQTNLINSNTSIKIDGQANINPNSFSQAGLLNEIIYPTQGSNKIIYENNKFNLDGIDFIAPGNRVKNQIIDDGNGNVISKHYEYLEADGKSSGTMINFPKIADLLFWNSGTKNLVFSTYSYNKSNIELTQGAYIGYSRVTEKIANKGRTEYYFSSAKEYPNEYELPQTSFFAKHSFYPATSFNDNDNRRGNLKQKIIYDNNTKLIEETYNYASYKILNIYNRNHSISTTARTFTGWFENHKENYNIKLLNSINRLSTKETIEYLNGKLLKKRLDYTYGSNFHPYATEVKNTDSDGNVYSKLIGRVQDLPNQGIFETTMIAKNMVKVPISNISLKNFIKYSENRSTYAPVDSAPEETNTRYLPKYYFSNIGPSVLDISPNSLDKESSIDVYDEKSNVVQYTMKNGIPVTIIWGYNKTLPLAEVNGAKLSDISSNLINNIVTKSNEDNIVGTSLSEQALINELNIFRNHSSMLNYKVITYTYDPLIGLKSKTNSSGLSEFYYYDDANQLKEIRDTDHSIIKEYEYNYVLPTFYNAAKNQSFVKNNCGSGQLPGNSINYSVPANIYTSNISQADADQKARNDININGQAYANANGSCYDAFCQFNAQISSNFFMLQYAPFEKVNNTVNAQIYFQITANPGLNWSGGVLIGYIPSPCWPTATISKTSGNWQVTIYQGSGQTVLRWTGSGNPSTGIPYNIAFNYNVN, encoded by the coding sequence ATGTTAAGAAAGATATACATTTTCATCATCGTGATGTTGCACCAATTTTATTTTTGCCAAATCGAAGATTTAGTGGTTGACCCAAACAATATTGAAAGAAGAACTACATTTAACAGAATGGTTTCATCTCCCGAGGTGGCCTCATTTCAAAAAGTAAATTTTTTGCCATTAAATCTATATACTGGTAAGCCAGATATTGAAATTCCCTTATATATAATTAAAACAGGCGACATTGAAGTCCCAATAACTTTAAAATACGACATTGGTGGAAATAAAGTGGATGATATTGCTTCAAATGTTGGATGGGGATGGCTTTTAAATGCAGGAGGCAATATTACACGAGTAGTCAGAGATATTGATGATCACGAATATGAGACTGGAAGACAGATTACAACACCATGTATTCTCACTAGTGGCGGTGGATGTGATGATTTTGATCTACAATATAATGGATATAAACTCCTTAGATTAGGTAGTCTTAGAAAAGTCGCAGATCAACCTATCACACCAATTGCTGCAGAATCATATACTTCAAATTTAACAGAAGATGCTCTTCCAGATCTGTTTTTAGCAAATGCTCCCGGGCTTTCAACTAAGTTTTTTTTAGAAAGAAATTTCAGTAATTATGATAGTTCTCAAACTTACGGAGCTAAAGTATTAGATGGAAAAAAAATAAAGTTTGGACAAATATTTTATGGAGACTTTGAAACTGAACAAATAAAAAATTATGCTGGATTTAATTATCAAGATGCTGCTCCAAATCTAAGTTCGAGCTATGCTGGCGGTATTGATCAAGATAATCCCCTTTATCAAATTAGAGGGTTTCAACAGTCTTCCAATTATAGTGCTGGCTTAATAAAGTCTAAAAATAACGATTACAGAGGTTTTGATCTAACAAATGAGGATGGAACATTTTATAGCTTTAAAACTTTTGACATAAGTGAATCAACCCCAGTATTTTATGAAAATGAAAGCACTTATTGGAGACTTGACAGCCATATTCTTTTTCCAAATCTCACTCACTTTGCGACAGCGTATAAAATTAATAAAGGAGCATGGCATCTTGACAAAATTAAAGATCTAAATAATAAAGAGGTCAAATTTCAATATATTCCGAGTTACAGATTTGAGTATGACATTTCTGAAAACTATACAGGCTTATCATCAGTTCCAATCTCAGAAGTGAACAAGATAAGTTCCCTATTAGAATCGGGCATATTTTTTAATTGGATATTTAACATGGGAATGAGCTACGGGAATGGTAATATTGCACCGATTAATCAACCAATACGACCTATAAATAAATCAAGTTTTTTATCTAAAATTACGCAACAACAATTAATTGATAAAATCTCTTGGGATCAAGGGGATATTCTTTTCCATTATGATATAGTGAGAGAAGATAGATTAAACTCGAAAGCGTTATCTGAAATTAAAATAGTTAATAAGTCAGGTCAAATTGTAAAGCATTACAAATTTGTTTATTCGTATTTCAAAAGTTCTGAAGTGGAATGCTCACTTAATAATTCTGCTAATTGTTTCAGATTAAAACTTGATCAAATTTACGAAGTAGATACGAACAACGAAAAAATATCAAACTACTTTTTTAAATACAACAGCGAAAATGCTATACCAACACTTAATTCAAAAAGTAAGGATTATTTAGGATATTACAATGCTGAACCTAATAATGTAGATATTACATATTCTTCCCCATATCCATTAATTACAGAATATTTTTTTTCACCTAATTTTACTTTTACTCCAAATAAAGGAAGGTTTTCAATTTTACCTTTTCAAACGAACTTAATTAATTCAAATACATCTATCAAAATTGATGGACAGGCAAATATAAACCCTAATAGCTTTTCGCAAGCAGGGCTACTTAACGAAATTATTTATCCTACCCAAGGTAGCAATAAAATTATTTATGAAAATAATAAGTTTAATTTAGACGGTATTGACTTTATAGCACCTGGCAACAGAGTTAAAAACCAAATTATTGATGATGGAAATGGAAATGTTATAAGCAAACATTATGAATATTTAGAAGCAGATGGAAAATCTTCGGGTACAATGATAAATTTTCCAAAGATTGCAGACTTGCTATTTTGGAATTCAGGAACAAAAAATCTTGTTTTTTCAACCTACAGTTACAATAAGTCGAATATTGAATTGACACAAGGGGCATATATTGGGTATAGCAGGGTTACTGAAAAAATTGCGAACAAAGGTAGAACTGAATACTATTTTAGTTCTGCGAAAGAGTATCCAAATGAATATGAATTACCTCAAACATCTTTTTTTGCTAAACATTCTTTTTATCCAGCCACTAGTTTTAATGATAATGATAATAGACGAGGAAACTTGAAACAAAAAATTATTTATGATAATAACACCAAATTAATTGAAGAAACTTATAATTATGCTTCATACAAGATACTTAATATATATAACAGAAATCACTCAATTTCAACGACGGCCAGAACGTTTACTGGTTGGTTTGAAAATCATAAAGAAAATTATAATATAAAACTGCTGAATTCAATAAATAGATTATCTACAAAAGAAACAATTGAATATCTTAACGGAAAGCTTCTAAAAAAGAGATTGGATTATACTTATGGAAGCAATTTTCATCCATATGCAACTGAAGTTAAAAATACTGATAGTGACGGTAATGTGTATTCTAAACTCATTGGTCGTGTCCAAGATTTACCGAATCAAGGAATATTTGAGACAACAATGATTGCAAAAAACATGGTCAAGGTTCCTATCAGCAATATTTCTCTTAAGAACTTTATTAAATATTCTGAGAATAGAAGTACTTATGCTCCTGTAGACTCTGCTCCAGAAGAGACCAATACAAGATATCTGCCTAAATATTATTTCTCCAATATAGGACCTTCGGTTTTAGATATTTCTCCAAATTCATTAGATAAAGAAAGCAGTATCGATGTTTATGATGAAAAAAGCAATGTTGTTCAATATACCATGAAAAATGGGATACCAGTAACAATAATTTGGGGTTATAACAAAACTCTACCATTAGCTGAAGTAAATGGAGCTAAGCTTTCTGATATAAGTTCAAATTTAATTAATAATATTGTTACAAAATCTAACGAAGATAATATTGTAGGAACAAGCCTATCGGAACAAGCTTTAATAAATGAATTAAATATTTTCAGAAATCATTCTTCAATGCTTAATTATAAAGTTATTACATATACCTATGATCCACTTATCGGTTTGAAATCAAAAACAAATTCATCAGGATTATCTGAATTTTATTATTATGACGATGCAAATCAACTAAAAGAAATTCGAGATACCGATCATAGTATAATCAAAGAATATGAATACAATTATGTGTTACCTACATTTTATAATGCAGCTAAGAATCAATCATTTGTTAAAAATAATTGTGGTAGTGGGCAACTGCCTGGTAATTCTATAAACTATTCAGTTCCAGCAAACATATATACCTCAAATATAAGCCAGGCTGATGCTGATCAAAAAGCTCGGAACGACATCAACATTAATGGGCAGGCTTACGCAAATGCAAATGGCAGCTGTTATGATGCTTTTTGTCAGTTCAATGCTCAGATTTCCAGTAATTTTTTTATGCTACAATATGCACCTTTTGAAAAGGTCAATAATACTGTTAATGCACAAATTTATTTTCAGATTACAGCAAACCCGGGATTAAATTGGTCTGGTGGTGTATTAATAGGATATATTCCTTCACCTTGCTGGCCTACTGCAACAATTTCAAAGACTTCAGGAAATTGGCAAGTTACCATTTATCAAGGATCTGGTCAAACTGTATTGAGATGGACAGGAAGCGGAAATCCTTCTACAGGTATTCCATATAATATTGCCTTTAATTATAATGTAAACTAA
- a CDS encoding T9SS type A sorting domain-containing protein, producing MKKLYMSALSVCTVLGISAQEVLWQKDIKSSTQDFLSQVTTTIDGQYLISGSSIRSNKISSDSKQNQGYDYHLVKLNQQGEEVWEKYFSGKNHDFLSATVNTQEGGFLLAGTSYSPKGLDKKDDSKGGSDIWLIRINEFGDELWQKTISGSSDEEARAVIQTTDFGFFVAGNVQNAAKGYGSKDVLIIRLDKNGKEISQLILGGKGLDEVEKMVPTKDGGALLGVYSRSAAGGSKKTENYGEGDYWIIKLNKDGRVEWEKNFGGKGDDHPRTLALTSTGFLIGGESRSERSGNKTTGIEEGTDLWLISLDERGEDLWQKSYSFRNRDVLMGMSVMTKTQDTRIKSQDITTGILLGGYTQSEERIETDDETFWMLYVDQNGNEQWRKHVKGEKRQREERLSDIRLNHDGSIILAGTSAEELGKENWKIVKLGDKQIDQLIEKQDIKIYPNPVSDYAYVEIGFDFKEAEITVYDMGGRQLQSMKTKNKVTKINTQNLIQGAYLITLKTDSEKTANAKIIKK from the coding sequence ATGAAAAAACTCTACATGAGTGCACTATCCGTGTGTACGGTTCTGGGCATTTCAGCCCAGGAAGTACTCTGGCAGAAGGACATCAAATCCTCAACGCAGGATTTCCTTTCTCAGGTGACCACTACCATCGACGGGCAATATCTAATTTCCGGAAGCAGCATCCGGTCCAATAAAATTTCTTCAGACAGCAAACAAAACCAAGGGTATGATTATCATTTGGTTAAACTGAACCAACAGGGCGAAGAAGTCTGGGAAAAATACTTCTCCGGGAAGAACCATGATTTCTTATCGGCTACGGTAAATACCCAGGAGGGCGGTTTCCTTCTGGCAGGTACTTCCTACAGCCCGAAAGGCCTTGATAAAAAAGACGATTCCAAAGGCGGATCTGATATCTGGCTGATCCGGATTAATGAATTCGGGGATGAATTATGGCAGAAAACCATTAGCGGATCCTCCGATGAAGAGGCCAGAGCGGTGATCCAGACTACCGATTTCGGATTCTTCGTAGCCGGGAATGTACAGAATGCTGCCAAAGGTTACGGTTCCAAAGATGTTTTGATCATCAGGCTGGATAAAAACGGAAAGGAAATCTCGCAGCTTATTTTAGGCGGGAAAGGCCTGGATGAAGTGGAGAAAATGGTTCCGACCAAAGACGGCGGTGCTTTACTGGGAGTCTATTCAAGAAGCGCAGCAGGAGGATCAAAGAAAACAGAGAACTATGGCGAAGGGGATTACTGGATCATTAAGCTTAATAAAGACGGCAGGGTAGAATGGGAAAAGAATTTCGGTGGCAAGGGCGATGACCACCCAAGGACTCTGGCCCTGACTTCAACCGGTTTTCTGATCGGCGGGGAATCGAGATCGGAAAGATCCGGGAATAAAACGACGGGCATCGAAGAAGGCACGGATCTGTGGCTCATTTCACTAGATGAAAGAGGCGAAGACCTGTGGCAGAAGTCGTACAGCTTTAGAAACCGTGATGTGCTGATGGGGATGAGTGTGATGACGAAGACACAAGACACAAGAATTAAAAGCCAAGACATTACGACCGGGATTTTACTGGGCGGCTATACCCAATCCGAGGAAAGGATCGAAACGGATGATGAAACGTTCTGGATGCTGTATGTGGATCAGAACGGGAATGAACAGTGGCGGAAGCATGTGAAGGGAGAAAAGAGACAGCGAGAAGAGCGACTGTCAGATATTAGGCTGAACCACGACGGCTCGATTATCCTGGCCGGCACCAGTGCTGAGGAACTCGGGAAAGAGAACTGGAAGATTGTAAAGCTTGGCGACAAACAGATTGACCAGCTGATCGAGAAGCAGGATATTAAGATCTACCCGAACCCGGTGAGTGATTATGCCTATGTGGAGATCGGGTTTGACTTTAAGGAAGCGGAGATTACGGTGTATGATATGGGCGGAAGGCAGCTGCAGAGTATGAAAACGAAGAATAAGGTGACCAAGATTAACACGCAGAATCTTATTCAGGGAGCATACCTAATTACTTTAAAAACAGACAGCGAGAAAACTGCAAACGCTAAAATTATTAAGAAATAA